A part of Tardiphaga sp. vice304 genomic DNA contains:
- a CDS encoding AAA family ATPase, whose amino-acid sequence MISYARQAGEDPAATPPMAEEHIAPAPRVSVQAFCETPETAAAVQAAGEDRRLGKAHLKIQMGGMAAATEAYRSSPTPNVIVLETEPKTDILAGLDQLASVCDAGTRVVVIGKVNDVTLYRELVRRGVSDYVIAPVAPIDVVRSICGLFSAPEAKAVGRIIAVVGAKGGVGASTIAHNVAWAIARDLALDSVVADLDLAFGTAGLDYNQDPPQGIADAVFSPDRVDTAFIDRLLSKCTDHLSLLAAPATLERVYDFGADAFDSIFDTLRATMPCIVLDVPHQWSGWTRRALIGADDILIVAAPDLANLRNAKNMYDLIKAARPNDRAPVYCLNQVGVPKRPEITASEFAKAIETAPIASIPFDPQMFGLAANNGQMIAEIASGHRTTEIFLQIAQRLTGRGETKKPRGSFLSPFLEKLRSK is encoded by the coding sequence ATGATCAGCTACGCACGCCAGGCCGGGGAAGATCCGGCTGCCACACCGCCGATGGCGGAAGAACACATCGCGCCGGCACCCCGGGTGTCGGTGCAAGCGTTTTGCGAGACTCCGGAAACCGCCGCGGCCGTGCAGGCCGCCGGCGAGGACCGCCGGCTCGGCAAGGCGCATCTCAAGATCCAGATGGGCGGCATGGCCGCGGCCACCGAGGCCTATCGCTCGTCACCGACTCCCAACGTCATCGTGCTCGAGACCGAGCCGAAAACCGACATCCTCGCCGGCCTCGACCAGCTCGCTTCGGTCTGCGACGCCGGCACCCGCGTCGTGGTGATCGGCAAGGTCAACGACGTCACGCTGTACCGCGAACTGGTACGCCGCGGCGTCAGCGACTACGTGATCGCGCCGGTGGCGCCGATCGACGTCGTGCGCTCGATCTGCGGGCTGTTTTCGGCGCCGGAAGCCAAGGCGGTCGGCCGCATCATCGCGGTGGTCGGCGCCAAGGGCGGCGTCGGCGCCTCCACCATCGCCCACAATGTCGCCTGGGCGATCGCGCGCGACCTCGCGCTCGATTCCGTCGTTGCCGATCTCGACCTGGCCTTCGGCACCGCCGGGCTCGATTACAACCAGGATCCGCCGCAGGGCATCGCGGATGCGGTGTTCTCGCCGGACCGCGTCGATACCGCCTTCATCGACCGCCTGCTGTCGAAATGCACCGACCATCTCAGCCTGCTGGCGGCGCCGGCGACGCTGGAGCGGGTCTATGATTTCGGCGCGGATGCGTTCGACTCGATCTTCGATACGCTGCGCGCCACGATGCCCTGCATCGTGCTCGACGTGCCGCATCAATGGTCGGGCTGGACCAGGCGGGCGCTGATCGGCGCCGACGACATTCTGATCGTCGCGGCTCCCGATCTCGCCAATCTGCGTAACGCCAAGAACATGTATGACCTGATCAAGGCCGCGCGACCCAATGACCGTGCGCCGGTGTACTGCCTCAACCAGGTCGGCGTGCCGAAGCGCCCGGAAATCACTGCCAGCGAATTCGCCAAGGCGATCGAGACGGCGCCGATCGCCTCGATCCCGTTCGATCCGCAGATGTTCGGCCTGGCGGCCAACAACGGGCAGATGATCGCCGAGATCGCCAGCGGTCATCGCACTACCGAGATATTCCTGCAGATCGCGCAGCGGTTGACCGGCCGCGGCGAGACCAAGAAGCCGCGCGGCTCTTTCCTGTCGCCATTCCTCGAGAAGTTGCGGTCAAAGTAA
- a CDS encoding CpaF family protein codes for MFGKRSASDTEPRAIKPASTMELAPSAPSVSAPPVSSPPLSPARTTTAATIADRKSENYYQVKATIFGALIEAIDLAQLAKLDGESAREEIRDIVNEIIAIKNIVMSIAEQEELLDDICNDVLGYGPLEPLLSRDDISDIMVNGAGTVFIEVAGRIQKTGIRFRDNQQLLNICQRIVSQVGRRVDESSPICDARLADGSRVNAIVPPLAIDGPALTIRKFKKDKLTLDQLVKFGAISPEGATILQIIGRCRANVLISGGTGSGKTTLLNCLTQYIDDDERIITCEDAAELQLQQPHVVRLETRPPNIEGEGQVTMRELVRNCLRMRPERIIVGEVRGPEAFDLLQAMNTGHDGSMGTLHANNPREALSRCESMITMGGFSLPSRTIREMICASIDVVVQAARLRDGSRRITHITEVMGMEGDTIITQDLFIYDMTGEDANGNILGKHRSTGIGRPRFWDRARYYGEEKRLAAALDAAEVAVMN; via the coding sequence GTGTTTGGTAAGCGTAGCGCAAGCGATACAGAACCCCGGGCCATCAAGCCCGCCAGCACGATGGAGCTTGCCCCGAGCGCGCCCAGCGTCAGCGCGCCGCCGGTCTCGTCGCCGCCGCTGTCGCCGGCCCGCACGACGACTGCTGCAACCATCGCCGACCGAAAGTCGGAGAACTACTACCAGGTCAAGGCGACGATCTTCGGCGCTCTGATCGAGGCGATCGATCTGGCGCAGCTTGCCAAGCTCGACGGCGAATCGGCCCGTGAGGAAATCCGCGACATCGTCAACGAGATCATCGCGATCAAGAACATCGTGATGTCGATCGCCGAGCAGGAAGAGCTGCTCGACGACATCTGCAACGACGTGCTCGGTTACGGCCCGCTGGAACCATTGCTGTCGCGTGATGACATCTCGGACATCATGGTCAACGGCGCCGGCACCGTGTTCATCGAAGTTGCCGGTCGGATCCAGAAGACCGGTATCCGGTTTCGCGACAACCAGCAGCTCCTCAACATCTGCCAGCGCATCGTCAGCCAAGTCGGCCGCCGCGTCGATGAATCCTCGCCGATCTGCGACGCTCGCCTCGCCGACGGCAGCCGCGTCAACGCCATCGTGCCGCCGCTGGCGATCGACGGGCCGGCGCTCACCATCCGCAAATTCAAGAAGGACAAGCTGACGCTCGACCAGCTGGTCAAGTTCGGCGCGATCTCGCCGGAAGGCGCCACCATCCTGCAAATCATCGGCCGCTGCCGCGCCAACGTGCTGATCTCCGGCGGCACCGGCTCCGGCAAGACCACGCTGCTGAACTGCCTGACGCAATATATCGACGACGACGAGCGCATCATCACCTGCGAGGACGCCGCCGAACTGCAGCTGCAGCAGCCGCATGTGGTGCGGCTCGAAACCCGGCCGCCAAACATCGAGGGCGAAGGCCAGGTCACGATGCGCGAACTGGTGCGCAACTGCCTGCGTATGCGCCCGGAACGGATCATCGTCGGCGAAGTCCGTGGACCCGAGGCCTTCGATCTGCTGCAGGCGATGAACACCGGCCATGACGGCTCGATGGGCACGCTGCACGCGAACAACCCGCGGGAGGCGTTGTCGCGTTGCGAGTCCATGATCACGATGGGCGGCTTCTCGCTGCCGTCGCGCACCATCCGCGAGATGATCTGTGCCTCGATCGACGTCGTGGTGCAGGCCGCGCGGTTGCGCGACGGCTCCCGCCGCATCACCCACATCACCGAGGTGATGGGGATGGAAGGCGATACCATCATCACCCAGGACCTGTTCATCTATGACATGACCGGCGAGGACGCCAACGGCAACATTCTCGGCAAGCACCGCTCCACGGGCATCGGCCGGCCGCGGTTCTGGGACCGTGCGCGCTATTACGGCGAAGAGAAACGACTGGCGGCAGCGCTCGATGCCGCCGAAGTCGCTGTGATGAACTAG
- a CDS encoding type II secretion system F family protein, with translation MNMQALAMAFLAFTAVGGLAWVFLYPSLSGANKMEQRRIAVSRREPVKRQSDKSQRSRREQVEGSMKEVEARRQKEKKVALGIRIAQAGLDWSEQKFLTISGALGVASFLTVLMGGGGLLGAAGIGFAAGFGLPRWVLAFLKTRREKAFLKALPDAVDVIVRGIKAGLPLFDSIKVVAADAPEPLRTEFYAIIETQTIGMPLGEACARLYERMPVPEANFFGIVVAIQQKSGGNLSEALGNLSKVLRDRKKMSEKIQAMSMEAKASAGIIGSLPPIVMLLVYLSTPDYISLLWTDPTGRLLLAASAVWMTCGIFVMKKMINFDF, from the coding sequence ATGAACATGCAGGCGCTCGCGATGGCCTTCCTCGCCTTCACCGCCGTCGGCGGACTGGCCTGGGTGTTTCTGTATCCCTCGCTGTCAGGCGCCAACAAAATGGAGCAGCGCCGTATCGCCGTTTCGCGGCGCGAGCCGGTGAAACGCCAGTCCGACAAGTCGCAGCGCTCGCGCCGCGAACAGGTCGAGGGCTCGATGAAGGAAGTCGAGGCCCGCCGCCAGAAGGAGAAAAAGGTCGCGCTTGGCATCCGCATCGCGCAAGCGGGGCTGGACTGGAGCGAACAGAAGTTCCTGACGATCTCCGGCGCCCTCGGCGTCGCGTCGTTCCTGACGGTTCTGATGGGCGGCGGCGGTCTGCTGGGAGCCGCAGGTATCGGCTTTGCCGCCGGCTTCGGCCTGCCGCGCTGGGTTCTGGCGTTTCTCAAGACGCGGCGCGAGAAGGCTTTTCTGAAGGCGCTGCCCGACGCCGTCGATGTGATCGTTCGCGGCATCAAGGCCGGTCTGCCGTTGTTCGATTCCATCAAGGTGGTCGCCGCCGACGCGCCCGAGCCGCTGCGCACGGAATTCTACGCCATCATCGAGACCCAGACGATCGGCATGCCGCTCGGCGAGGCCTGCGCACGCTTGTACGAGCGCATGCCGGTGCCGGAGGCCAACTTCTTCGGCATCGTGGTGGCGATTCAGCAAAAGTCCGGCGGCAATCTGTCGGAAGCGCTCGGCAATCTCTCCAAGGTGCTGCGCGATCGCAAGAAGATGTCGGAAAAAATTCAGGCGATGTCGATGGAGGCCAAGGCTTCCGCCGGCATCATCGGTTCGCTGCCGCCGATCGTGATGCTGCTCGTCTATCTCTCGACGCCGGACTACATCTCGCTGTTGTGGACCGACCCAACCGGCCGGCTGTTGCTGGCCGCCAGCGCGGTATGGATGACGTGCGGAATCTTCGTCATGAAGAAGATGATCAATTTCGATTTCTGA
- a CDS encoding type II secretion system F family protein, with translation MLDFLIAKIHDPKFMTLLLAAIAVAGTAYSLITPLFAGNGLARRMKAVASERERIRQRERDRLSKSDRGSLRQSPRQLVSKVVTDFNLSKWLAQEAALDKLVMAGYRGQAPYVTFLFFRAVMPIVFLIFSVIYVFVLSNLEYSMPIKIGMCLLATYLGMQAPMIFLKNAISKRQLSIRRAFPDALDLLLICIESGMSIEVAFRKVAVEIGSQSVALAEEFTLTTAELSYLQDRKVAYENLARRTGLEGVKSVCLALQQSERYGTPLGQSLRVMAQENRDMRMNEAEKKAAALPPKLTVPMILFFLPVLFIVILGPTGIKIAAIQ, from the coding sequence ATGCTCGATTTTCTGATCGCCAAGATCCACGACCCCAAATTCATGACGCTGTTGCTGGCGGCCATCGCGGTGGCCGGCACCGCCTACAGCCTGATCACGCCGCTGTTTGCCGGCAACGGCCTTGCCAGGCGCATGAAGGCCGTCGCCAGCGAGCGCGAGCGCATCCGCCAGCGCGAGCGCGACCGGCTGAGCAAGAGCGATCGCGGGTCATTGCGGCAATCGCCCCGGCAATTGGTGTCGAAGGTGGTGACGGATTTCAACCTCAGCAAATGGCTGGCGCAGGAAGCCGCGCTCGACAAGCTGGTGATGGCCGGCTATCGCGGCCAGGCGCCCTATGTGACGTTCCTGTTCTTCCGCGCCGTGATGCCGATCGTGTTCCTCATCTTTTCGGTGATCTACGTGTTCGTGCTGTCGAACCTGGAATATTCGATGCCGATCAAGATCGGCATGTGCCTGCTGGCGACCTATCTCGGCATGCAGGCGCCGATGATCTTCCTGAAGAACGCCATCAGCAAGCGCCAGCTCTCGATCCGCCGGGCATTCCCGGACGCGCTCGATCTGCTGCTGATCTGCATCGAATCCGGCATGTCGATCGAGGTCGCGTTCCGCAAGGTTGCGGTCGAGATCGGCTCGCAATCGGTAGCACTCGCCGAGGAATTCACGCTGACCACTGCTGAGCTATCCTACCTGCAGGACCGCAAGGTGGCCTACGAAAACCTGGCCCGGCGCACCGGGCTGGAGGGCGTCAAGTCGGTCTGCCTGGCGCTGCAGCAGTCCGAACGCTATGGCACGCCACTCGGCCAGAGCCTGCGCGTGATGGCGCAGGAGAACCGGGACATGCGTATGAACGAGGCCGAGAAGAAGGCCGCCGCTCTGCCGCCGAAGCTGACGGTACCGATGATCCTGTTCTTCCTGCCGGTGCTGTTCATCGTCATTCTCGGACCGACCGGCATCAAGATCGCCGCGATACAGTGA
- a CDS encoding tetratricopeptide repeat protein: MRQPICLARLVASAAVTMILAVGLAGCKTAGSDITGSIGSRVEAPVEADPVRGADIYGERFRANPKDADAALRYGQALRANGQRAQAVAVFEQASLQNPSNKALLAGYGRALADTGAFQRAFDVLASAHTPANPDWRILSVQGAVLDQMGRHDEARGYYDSALKIRPEDPSVLSNLGLSYMLSKDLPRAESTLRRAYGSGSADPRVRQNLGLVVGLQGRFAEAETIVKSDLPPEEAAANVAYLRQMISRKDTPRGRPGLEETLGRS, encoded by the coding sequence GGCCTTGCCGGCTGCAAGACTGCGGGGTCGGACATCACCGGTTCCATCGGCAGCCGGGTCGAAGCCCCGGTGGAAGCCGATCCGGTCCGGGGCGCCGACATCTATGGCGAGCGTTTTCGCGCCAATCCCAAGGATGCCGACGCCGCGCTGCGCTATGGCCAGGCACTGCGCGCCAATGGTCAGCGCGCCCAGGCCGTCGCCGTGTTCGAACAGGCCAGCCTGCAGAACCCAAGCAATAAGGCGCTGCTCGCCGGCTATGGCCGCGCGCTCGCCGATACCGGCGCGTTCCAGCGCGCCTTTGACGTTCTCGCCAGTGCCCACACGCCGGCCAATCCGGACTGGCGCATTCTCTCGGTGCAGGGCGCCGTGCTCGACCAGATGGGCCGTCACGACGAAGCCCGCGGCTATTACGACAGCGCGCTGAAGATCCGCCCCGAGGATCCCTCGGTGCTGTCCAATCTCGGGCTGTCCTACATGCTGTCGAAGGATCTGCCGCGCGCCGAATCGACGCTGCGCCGCGCCTATGGCAGCGGCTCTGCCGATCCACGAGTCCGCCAGAATCTCGGCCTTGTCGTCGGCCTGCAGGGGCGCTTTGCGGAAGCCGAGACTATCGTGAAGTCCGATCTCCCGCCGGAAGAAGCCGCCGCCAACGTCGCCTATCTGCGCCAGATGATCAGCCGCAAGGACACGCCGCGCGGCCGGCCGGGTCTGGAAGAGACGCTGGGGCGGTCGTAG